The Prosthecobacter fusiformis genomic interval CTCAAAGAAGGCCGCGTCCTCCGTGGCCTCCTCAGCGCCATCACCGGCCACGCCACCAGCAAGATCACCCCCTTCACCCGCCGCGGCTCCACCCTCGGCAACAACGCCGTACAGGGCGCCACCGCCTCCACCATCGAAGGCCTCACAGATATCCCCATCATCGGCCAGGGCGGCATAGACCCCGCCGCCACCAGCGAAGGCATCGCCTCCAATGCCATTCTCAACGGCCTCACCAGCCTCCCCGGCAGGATCCCCCGCCGCCACACCCCCTCATCACATCCAGAAACATCACAAAACATCACCGGACAGCCCCCTACCGGCACTCCACACTCACATCCAGAAACATCACAAAACATAAATCATCCCTCAGCCTCACCCCCCCCCATCTGGAAAGGCATCGCCCGTCATGGCGAAGACGCCTCCATCCTCCACCGCAATCCCGATGGCACCTTCCAGGTACGTCTTAACGGTCAGGAAAAAACCTTCAAAGAACCCCAGGTCGCCGCCATGCTCTGGATGAAAAAGCCCGAGCTTTATGCCTACCTAGATGCCGCCACCGCCGCCTCACTTGAAGGACCCCGTCCCACCCGGCCCCCCATCTGGCAGGGCATCGCCCATCACGGCGAAGACGCCTCCATCCTCTACCGCAACCCCAACGGCACCTTCCAGGTCCGGCTCAACGGCGAAGAAAAAACCTTCAAAGAATCCCAAGTCGCCGCCGTCATGTGGCAGAAAAAGCCCGAGCTTTATGCCCACCTCCATGCCGCCACCCAGCAGCAGCTCGCCGCAGATCAGGCCACACCCATTTCGCCAGTCCCCGTAGAAGAAAAGGGGGCCAGTGGAGCCGCCGGGCCAAGCCCACATCAGCCACCGCAGCCCCCATCAGCCTCGTCCGTTACCCCACCCCAAAAGCCGACCAGTCGCCTCCAGTTCAGCCAGCCAGACCAGGACGGCAGCCAGGCTGGCCAGGCCCCCTCCACCCAGCCCCGCACCCCCGGCCAGGCCATGCAGGCACTGGCCGAAGATGAAACCCGCTTCCGTCGCGGCCCCGCCAGCCAGAGCAAGGACCTGGGAGAAATCGCCAAAGACTATGACCTGGGCGATCAAGTGGACTTTGTGGATGAGACGACCTCTTTCCAAGATCCTGCCGCGCACAAGGTGGAGCAGATGCATCTGAAAAATGGGGCCAGCGCCTACCTCTTTCATGGCAAAGATGGTACCGTCTGGATGGACAGGGAAGAGATGCGTGTTTCCGGGACTGACCCTGCCCAGGGCGGTGACTTGGTCACGCAGGCTTTCATGACTTATGCGCATAACAACGGATTGCGTGTGAGGCCTGATCCCCTGGCCGTCTCCGACATTGCCCGGCAGAGAGATCTCAGCCACATGCTGTCCTCCTCCCTGCGTCATCGCAGCACCGGCCATCTGATGCCCAATGGCATCAATCCTAAAACCGGCCAGCCCTTTGAAAACATCCCCGGCTGGCAGGAGGGATCTTCCCGTGAGGCTTTTGATCACAATGTGGAACTGCTGGCCAAAGCTGAATACGAGGCGGTCAAGGCCGTCATGCAAACCCACGGCCAGACCCGCCTGGAGGACTTGCAATGGGATCCCGTGCAGGATATCATCATCCATGGACCTACCGGGCGCGGGTTATCCGCCACATCTTTTAACGAAATCGTATCGCGACTGGACCCCGGAGGAAGCGGAGTTGGTGCGACGACACTTTCTCGGGCCCTTGTATCTCAAGCCGCACTACAGGGACAGATCTCTGAGGGGAATCGTGCTGGAGATCACCGCCCTGCGCAGAGTGACCGCAGAGGAGCAAATCTTGATCAACCAGGCACTCGACTATACTCACTTCTTGAAGATAAAAGCCTCTTCTACAGCCAGCCCGGCAGCCCCGACGCAACCCGAGGAGCCAATCTCGGAACCGCCCTCGGAAGCCCCGAAAAACTAGGCCAGACCCTTGCCGAGACGACCCGGCTTCTAAACGAAAAACAGCCCGGCCTCATCAACGAAAAGACGCATCTCTTCACCACCGTGGAGGAGCTGCTGGCCTCGGATTATGCCAAAGAGAACGGTTTTGATGCCCGTGACATTGAGGGCATGCGCACCGCCGAAGGCTTCCACGACACCACCACCGGCCACAGCGTCATCATCGCCGAAAACACCCGCCTGCGTCCCGGCGAAAGTCCGCAGTCAGCCCTCACCCGCCTCGTCCTGCATGAGCGCGTCTCCCATGCCGGATTACAAATCTTGTTAGGCGATCCAGGGCGGTTTTCATGGGGGGAGTTGAGGCTGAAAAAGGCAAATAGAAAGGCACTCGGTGCCTGGCATCTTTGTTATGGTCTGCGTATCCACGGCCTAACGACACGTGCGGTTGGCAGCCGGGGCCTGACGACACTACTTCACAAAAAAGCCCCGGATAGGGCGCCATCCGCGGCTTCGTCGTGGGTGGATTCAGATCAGGTAAGATCGGATTGATCTCTCCTACTCTTCGCTCAGTTCAACCGGGGCGGCGGGGACGAGAGGATCCGGGTCCAGGGTGACGTTGTAGGAATGGAGCGGGGCGGCGTTTAATAGGGCAGCAGTGGTGGTTTCCGGGGTCAACTCGGGAAGGATGAGATAACCATAGGCTTTGCCTTCCAAGGAGAGCACCACCCCTTCCGCAGTGACGGATCGATTGAGCGCGGCGGTGGGACCGAGGTCGGAATAGGTGGCTTTGAAATACCCCGTCGCTGGCGTGAAGGTCACACTCTTGAAGCCGGGGTCACTCAATAGCTCGGTCGCCTTCTGCTTGTTGTTCAGCTTAAAGGTGAAAGGCAAATTGAGCATCGTTTCTTTTCCGTCCACGGTCACCTGCACCGGATGGGTGGCGGTCGCACTGTCCAAAAAGGCACCAAAGACGGTATAACCCGTAGCAGGAGGTGTGTATCGCCCACCGCTGACCGTCATGGCGGGCAGGGTGAAGCCAGTGCTGTAACTGCGATCTGTGGCGCTGGCCTTTTTCGTCCAGGAAAGAGAACCCGTGGCGACGACCGGCGCAGTGGTTGCCATCTCGATCACTCCGCGGAAGGAACCCGTGACCTTATACAGATCCGTGTGCAGGGCGACAAAGACGGAGGTGTCCGACGGGTTGAAGGGGCTGGAGCAAAGCGGCGCGCTGCCCGTGGTGATGCTGCCATCCGCCAGTTTCCCCGTCCAGGTGGCGATGCCTGCGGCGGAGACGCTGACAGTCGCATAACCAGACCCTTTCGGGTAGTCAACCGCCGTGGTCACTCCGGGTTTGAAGGACCAAGTATGAGTGCCCTGATAGGCCGTAGCTGCGACCTTGGCGCTGAATTTCGCCGCACGGATGATGCCGGTCGTGGAGACCGGGGCATTAGAGATCGTGGCGGTGAGCTTAGCCATGAGATCGTCTCCGTCGCCGTAGAGTTGCAGGGTCATCGCGGGCTTTCCTGAGACCGGGATGCTGAAGGTCGCGCCTATGTCACCATTCACATCGATGATGGTGGGGAGGCCGCTGAAGGCATAGGTCTTGCCAGCGAGGAGGACGTTGCCACTCATGGTGCCACCGGTATTGGAGGTGATCTTCACCCGACCACCCAGACCGAGGTCGCCATCAATGGCGGGGTTGCGATCCAGCAGGCCTTCGTAGCTGTTTTCAGGCAGCAGGGGATTGATGGCCCAGGCAATCTGCTGGGTTGTGCTACCGGCCACGTTGGTGGCGGTGACGGTGATGATGTAAGGCAGGCGCGCACCTGCAGCATCCCTGCCCAGGGATTTAGTCGCCGTGCCGGTGATGACACCGCCCGTGCTGATGGCGAGGCCTGGAGGCAGGCCAGTGGCTTTGAAGCTGACGGCATTGCTTGCGATGATGGTGAGCGGGGTGATGGTGACTCCCACCTGCGTCTCTGATGGCAGCATGACGGGGGCAAAGACGGGGAGAGGAATGACATCCACTTCGGTCGCACCCTGTAGGATGGAGTAATCCACCCCATTGTAGGTGTAGGTGACGCGGCAGTCATAGTCGCCTTCATCGCGGGGGGTAATGCTGGTGAGGGTCAACTTGGCCGTGCTGCTGCCACGGACGTTGTCGATGTCGTTCAGCACCACGTCATCACGCAGCCACTGATAGCTCAGCGTGCCACCCGCAGGGCCGGAGGCCGTCGCGGAAAGCGTCAGCGTTTTGCCCTCACCCACTTGGGTGGATGATGGAGCTGCCTGCACCACGGCAAGGCGTGTCGGCGTGCTCACGGCGCTGCCGCTCGTGTTGCTGAGGGTGACGGTGTAGAGACCGGAATCGGTGAGTTTGACATTGGGGATGACGTACGAACCTAGCACGGATGAAGGTTCCCCAGGTGAGACGATAACCTCTGGGTTGTGAGGGAGGGCCTTGGAACCCAATTTCCAGACAAAGCTCTCTGGAGTCAAAGGTTCAGAGCCGCCGCCGGAGTAGAACTTCACCACCTCACCCGTGCGGGTGATCCGGGCCAAAGGCAGCGCATAGAGGATAGGTTTGTTACTTTCCGCCAGGCCGGTGCCCTTGAGGGTCAGCTTGAGCGTGGTCGTGGAGAGGGTGAAATGCTTGAACTCGATCGGCGCTGTTTTCGCACCCAAGGATTCGGGGGAAAATCTCAGGGTCACATTCACTTCCTCACCGGGAAACAGGTCGAAAGACGGGGACGTGGAGGTGAATTCCGTGCCTTCGTTCGGGAACGAGATACTTGAATAATAAAGGGGCACGCCGGCATTGTTACGCAGACGCACGGTGACATAACTGCTCTGGCCTCTCGGTGTGGGTGGGAACTGGATGCTGCCGTTATTGGCCAGTGCCGTGGGCGCTCCCACAGATGGAACCAACTGGACCTGGAGGGGGTTCACGTTCGCACTGGGGGCCAGGTTTAGAACAAAGAGTTCTTTGCCTGTGGTCGCTCCTGGGGCGGAAAACAGGACCTTGGGACTCGAATAGGAGTCGAGGCGGATGAACTCAGGGCTAGCACCCTCCGTTTCGACACTGACGCCATTGAGCGGTTGCAGGGGGGCCGAACCACCAAAGTTGGCCCATAGCAAGGCTTTGCCGTAGTTCACACTGCGGCTGAAAACGGTCAGGTGGCTGCTCTCTTCAAAATAGACGAAATTCACTTGGCCAGAGGTCGAGTTGCCAGCCAGTTCCATGACCGGCTCTGCATCGAGGGATTCTTCCAGACTCATGAGGTTCTCGGTGAGGTAATTGTCCTCTTCATCATAGAGAGCCTCGCTG includes:
- a CDS encoding ELWxxDGT repeat protein, which encodes MKSKKEVAYREGDAKKRAMLLRLLPSRLKVFLSRSTSLATLTMGFSLGLGSAAAGPLDAVLLKDLYTGSSPQPLNADDITPVGNKIFFTVHTPTEGKELWISDGTANGTKLVKDINPGLGSSFIENITAAGTNVYFSANDGVNGQELWVSDGTANGTEMVADLTPTEGQSSKPTSFYPLGTGVVFIAQSSFYPVGLWWTNGTPANTRLLKELSPADLSEGQLKGGVAATNFYFCVEKDKWVDLWKTNGTVAGTVLVKSLNFYIADVLGAAGTNLFYTSYTAETGWELYKTNGTEAGTGLVKDINPGLAHSDPGSFSTVNGKGYFLANTTAEGRELWVTDGTETGTQQFFAPPPSDNVPVIMDSGVSSAIGLGKFILISRRGLSPNDVGSLWSYDTSNSTSVKIFDCGAYGSVLSTVNFGGKVYFSANNEVGDGTQWLWSTNGTAAGTALVAPTIKGSRRISIDSHSKLYLAGTQIFFEVPDGLGGYELWKTKGADTAASTGKVKDGPVQPNSSNPRSFIQEGGNVYFSAYSPDHGNELWISDGTATGTYEMENLNPEGIDGAHGSNPSNFFAYGGKIYFSATTEEYGTELWVYDTVADVVGMVKDLHPGSNGSHPSQFFAFFTGQIGFVATTPDHGTELWITDGTTAGTEVADLLPGTSGSNPTGFVEASDYVYFSVTIANGKQQLVRTTDEDTSLVNVGSAFYSLHNLISSNGNTDGVYFFAKATENDPLSLYKLQSGSPVLVKSDFGDYPYLASVHSSSLGLLIERSADNGDHSFWLSDGTAEGTSIYRTYSGGRIIGVFNGKIYYSEALYDEEDNYLTENLMSLEESLDAEPVMELAGNSTSGQVNFVYFEESSHLTVFSRSVNYGKALLWANFGGSAPLQPLNGVSVETEGASPEFIRLDSYSSPKVLFSAPGATTGKELFVLNLAPSANVNPLQVQLVPSVGAPTALANNGSIQFPPTPRGQSSYVTVRLRNNAGVPLYYSSISFPNEGTEFTSTSPSFDLFPGEEVNVTLRFSPESLGAKTAPIEFKHFTLSTTTLKLTLKGTGLAESNKPILYALPLARITRTGEVVKFYSGGGSEPLTPESFVWKLGSKALPHNPEVIVSPGEPSSVLGSYVIPNVKLTDSGLYTVTLSNTSGSAVSTPTRLAVVQAAPSSTQVGEGKTLTLSATASGPAGGTLSYQWLRDDVVLNDIDNVRGSSTAKLTLTSITPRDEGDYDCRVTYTYNGVDYSILQGATEVDVIPLPVFAPVMLPSETQVGVTITPLTIIASNAVSFKATGLPPGLAISTGGVITGTATKSLGRDAAGARLPYIITVTATNVAGSTTQQIAWAINPLLPENSYEGLLDRNPAIDGDLGLGGRVKITSNTGGTMSGNVLLAGKTYAFSGLPTIIDVNGDIGATFSIPVSGKPAMTLQLYGDGDDLMAKLTATISNAPVSTTGIIRAAKFSAKVAATAYQGTHTWSFKPGVTTAVDYPKGSGYATVSVSAAGIATWTGKLADGSITTGSAPLCSSPFNPSDTSVFVALHTDLYKVTGSFRGVIEMATTAPVVATGSLSWTKKASATDRSYSTGFTLPAMTVSGGRYTPPATGYTVFGAFLDSATATHPVQVTVDGKETMLNLPFTFKLNNKQKATELLSDPGFKSVTFTPATGYFKATYSDLGPTAALNRSVTAEGVVLSLEGKAYGYLILPELTPETTTAALLNAAPLHSYNVTLDPDPLVPAAPVELSEE